A window from Primulina eburnea isolate SZY01 chromosome 2, ASM2296580v1, whole genome shotgun sequence encodes these proteins:
- the LOC140824727 gene encoding protein CUP-SHAPED COTYLEDON 2-like: MGLRDIEATLPPGFRFYPSDEDLVCHYLYKKIGKCEEGEDAEDTTLLEVNLHTCEPWQLPDEAKLNRKEWYFFSFRDCKYATGFRANRATTSGYWKATGKDRPVFDPKTQAMVGMRKTLVFYKNRAPNGIKTGWIMHEFRLENPELPPKEDWVLCRVFHKSKGENSHIFHGTASNYNIEQQKHEVINARSSSERPSDQNPTTYPESSSLVGSPGPLKLSMNINEDQVPYTSAGKILEAKISDEDYGFLFDMDLDYYIFNG; encoded by the exons ATGGGTTTAAGAGACATTGAGGCCACACTTCCACCAGGATTTAGGTTTTATCCGAGTGACGAAGACTTAGTTTGCCATTATCTTTACAAAAAGATTGGAAAATGTGAAGAAGGGGAAGATGCCGAAGATACAACTTTGCTTGAAGTCAATCTCCATACATGTGAGCCATGGCAGCTTCCTG ATGAGGCAAAGTTAAACAGGAAAGAATGGTACTTCTTCAGCTTCCGTGATTGCAAATACGCCACCGGTTTCCGGGCCAACCGGGCGACCACCTCAGGCTACTGGAAAGCCACTGGAAAAGATCGGCCGGTATTCGACCCCAAAACTCAGGCCATGGTAGGGATGAGGAAGACTTTAGTTTTTTACAAGAATAGAGCTCCTAACGGAATCAAAACTGGATGGATCATGCACGAATTTCGTCTCGAAAACCCTGAATTACCTCCTAAG GAAGATTGGGTGTTATGCAGAGTGTTTCACAAATCCAAAGGTGAAAATTCCCACATATTTCATGGTACGGCTTCCAATTATAACATCGAACAACAAAAGCATGAAGTTATCAACGCAAGAAGCTCATCCGAGAGACCATCAGACCAGAATCCAACCACTTACCCCGAATCGTCGTCTCTGGTCGGATCACCCGGTCCCCTTAAGCTATCTATGAATATCAATGAAGATCAAGTACCATATACTAGTGCTGGAAAAATTCTTGAAGCGAAAATTAGCGATGAGGATTATGGATTCTTGTTTGACATggatcttgactactatatATTCAATGGGTGA
- the LOC140823293 gene encoding LOW QUALITY PROTEIN: inorganic phosphate transporter 1-4-like (The sequence of the model RefSeq protein was modified relative to this genomic sequence to represent the inferred CDS: inserted 2 bases in 1 codon; deleted 1 base in 1 codon), with product MAGDNLKVLNALDVAKTQWYHFTAIIIAGMGFFTDAYDLFCISLVTKMLGRIYYHVEGSPKPGSLPPNVSAAVNGVALCGTLAGQLFFGWLGDKLGRKKVYGVTLMLMCLCSIASGLSFGKEPKTVMATLCFFRFWLGFGIGGDYPLSATIMSEYANKKTRGAFIAAVFAMQGFGILAGGIFAMIISSAFEARFKAPAYEVDPIGSTIPQADYVWRIVLMVGAIPAMLTFYSRLKMPETARYTALVAKNAEQAAADMTKVLQIGXIEAEQHKLEAIQQNKKASYGLFSKEFLKRHGLHLLGTTSTWFLLDIAFYSQNLFQKDIFSAIGWIPPAKTMNAIQEVFTIARAQTLIALCSTVPGYWFTVALIDVIGRFAIQIIGFFFMTVFMFALAFPYHHWTHPDNRIGFVAMYSLTFFFANFGPNATTFVVPAEIFPARLRSTCHGISAASGKMGAIIGAFGFLYLAQNQDPKKADPGYPAGIGVKNSLIVLGVVNLLGLLCTFLVPESKGKSLEEMSGENEDMNEVETGRS from the exons ATGGCTGGAGATAATTTAAAAGTGTTAAACGCACTCGATGTGGCCAAAACGCAATGGTACCATTTCACAGCAATCATCATAGCGGGAATGGGATTTTTCACGGATGCCTACGACCTCTTCTGCATATCCCTTGTCACGAAAATGCTTGGCCGCATATACTACCATGTCGAGGGATCACCCAAGCCGGGAAGCCTGCCACCCAATGTCTCTGCTGCA GTAAACGGCGTTGCATTGTGCGGAACTCTGGCAGGGCAGCTCTTCTTCGGTTGGCTTGGTGACAAACTGGGCCGGAAGAAAGTGTATGGTGTCACCCTCATGCTCATGTGTCTTTGCTCCATTGCTTCGGGCCTTTCGTTTGGGAAGGAACCAAAGACGGTtatggccaccttatgcttctTCCGGTTCTGGCTTGGTTTTGGTATTGGTGGAGACTACCCTCTGTCGGCCACCATCATGTCCGAGTATGCTAACAAGAAGACTCGAGGGGCGTTTATCGCTGCGGTGTTTGCTATGCAGGGGTTTGGAATTCTCGCCGGTGGAATTTTTGCTATGATTATATCTTCTGCTTTTGAAGCCAGGTTCAAGGCTCCGGCTTACGAGGTTGATCCGATTGGATCCACGATTCCACAGGCAGATTATGTTTGGAGGATTGTGCTGATGGTTGGTGCGATCCCAGCTATGCTGACCTTCTACTCTAGGCTGAAGATGCCGGAAACGGCCCGTTACACTGCGCTAGTGGCCAAGAACGCGGAACAGGCGGCAGCAGACATGACCAAGGTCTTGCAAATAGG TATTGAGGCTGAGCAGCACAAATTGGAAGCTATTCAACAGAACAAGAAGGCTTCCTACGGTTTGTTCTCGAAAGAATTCCTCAAACGACACGGATTACACTTGCTTGGAACCACAAGCACATGGTTCTTGCTAGACATCGCATTTTACAGCCAAAATCTATTCCAAAAGGACATATTCAGCGCCATTGGATGGATCCCTCCTGCGAAAACCATGAATGCTATTCAAGAAGTTTTCACAATCGCAAGAGCACAGACTTTGATCGCCCTCTGTAGCACGGTCCCTGGATACTGGTTCACAGTGGCGCTAATCGATGTTATAGGCAGATTTGCCATCCAGATCATCGGGTTCTTCTTCATGACAGTGTTCATGTTTGCTTTAGCCTTCCCTTACCACCACTGGACTCATCCCGATAATCGTATTGGATTTGTTGCTATGTATTCGCTAACGTTCTTTTTCGCCAACTTTGGGCCAAATGCCACCACATTTGTCGTGCCTGCCGAGATTTTCCCCGCCAGGCTACGCTCAACTTGCCATGGTATATCGGCTGCATCAGGTAAGATGGGCGCCATAATTGGTGCATTTGGGTTCCTATACTTGGCACAGAACCAGGACCCGAAAAAGGCTGATCCAGGCTACCCGGCtgggatcggggtcaagaattCGCTTATCGTGCTCGGTGTGGTCAATCTTTTGGGCTTGTTGTGCACTTTCTTGGTGCCTGAATCAAAGGGGAAATCTCTGGAGGAAATGTCGGGTGAAAATGAGGATATGAATGAAGTAGAAACTGGTAGAAGTTGA
- the LOC140823294 gene encoding mediator-associated protein 2-like, which yields MDVSAENDYQPPKEFMEDKKDLLVDLKITDSTELWLIQWPINQSPDFDGKEVSLKLNGDGHLGSSECSSGKSYDVVGLKSQGLEPIVFLSSTEEAKIAGKISRWVSLIHYPELGELKKRNTLKSSQSQRSSTATSTFSGRPLATPTRSIKPKNPHTMSGQVTTTPSNRTKSTTTRDSGKGNRVVTSTGSIEHLEERKSKKKRKTES from the exons ATGGATGTGTCCGCTGAGAATGATTACCAGCCCCCGAAAGAGTTTATGGAGGATAAGAAGGATCTGCTTGTTGATCTCAAAATAACGGACTCGACTGAACTCTGGCTTATTCAGTGGCCTATTAATCAA TCTCCTGATTTTGATGGGAAAGAAGTGTCTTTGAAACTCAATGGCGATGGTCATCTAGGGAGTTCCGAGTGCTCATCTG GAAAATCGTACGACGTAGTTGGTCTGAAATCCCAAGGTCTAGAACCTATAGTTTTCTTATCTTCAACAGAGGAGGCAAAAATAG CCGGGAAGATTTCCAGATGGGTTTCTCTGATCCATTACCCAGAGCTTGGTGAGCTGAAAAAACGAAATACTCTCAAATCGAGCCAGTCTCAAAGGTCTTCCACGGCTACGTCAACCTTTTCGGGTCGCCCCTTGGCTACTCCAACTCGTAGTATTAAACCGAAAAATCCTCATACGATGAGTGGTCAAGTTACAACCACTCCGAGTAATAGAACCAAGAGTACTACCACTCGGGATTCAGGTAAGGGAAACAGGGTTGTTACATCGACAGGTTCCATAGAGCATTTGGAAGAGAGAAAATCAAAGAAGAAAAGGAAAACTGAAAGCTGA